Part of the Methylocystis rosea genome is shown below.
CGCGATGAATAAGAGCGGCTAGCGGCGGGCTCGCGCTCGCGTGCAGCGGGGTCAACGCGATTGCGCTCGTTGACATCGCCCGGAGAGCGCAGTGACATGCCAATCACCCTGTCCCAAGGCAGCGAACTGCTGAAGCCGATATATTCCCGACGCGGCTTCCTCCCGGACGCCGATCCCCTCGCTGCGTTCCCTTCGGGCTCGCCCTACGCCGCGCTGGATGAGATCGGGCGCGACCTGCCGAGCCTGCTTTACGACGAAGGCTTTCGGGCGTATGCGCGCGCCCTGCATATTCCGAAGTGGGAAGACCCGATTTCCGCCGAGACGCTGCCGCAGCTTCGTCTCTACTACGTGCGGGTCGGCTTTCTCGCTTCTGCCTATATCAACCAAGTCGGCGAGGAGCCGGCTACGACTCTCCCCCATAACCTTGCCGGACCTCTCGTTGACGTGGCGGGGCTGCTCGGGCGCCCGCCGATCCTGAGCTATGACGGCTATGCGCTGTACAATTGGAAACGCTTCCGCAAGGATGGGCCGATCGCGCTCGGCAACATCGACACCATCCAGAATTTCGTCCACATGTACGACGAGCGCTGGTTCATCCTCGTGCATGTCGAAATCGAGGCGATAGCAGCCGAGATCCTCAGTGCGATCGCCACGATCAAGCGGCGGCTGGCGGGTAACCCGGAAGCGGATCTCAGCGCCGAACTGTGGCGCATTGCAAACGCCGTCAATCGACAGGTCGATGTGCTTAAGCGCATTCCCGAGCACATGGACGCCACGCTGTACTACAGGACCTTCCGGCCTTACATCCGCTTCTTCGAAAACGTGACCTATGAGGGCGTCGACCGCGCCCCCATGCAGTTTCGCGGCGAGACGGGGGCGCAAAGCAGCATCATGCCGACGCTGATCGCCTTCATGAAGATTCCCCACCGCCGCACCGCGCTCACCGATCACCTCGACGATATGCGGAACTACATGCCAACCGAGCATCGGGCGCTGATCGAGGAGGTCGCAGCCATGCTTGACTTTCGGTATGCGACCGTCAAGGAGCCGTACAACGCCATCCTGGACGCGATGGCGGCCTTTCGCCGTGTCCATTACCGCTGGGCCGAAGAATACATCAGTCGCTGGACTGACGATCCGCGAGGAACCGGCGGCACCCCCTATACGGAATGGCTGCAACAGATGCTGGTCGAAACCGAGGCCCACCGCCTTTGAGTTGCAAAGGTAGGGAGACGAAATTCGCGGCGCGCCAGCCACGGAGGCTTGACGTGCCAAGACAAGGGCCGAGGACAAATCCGGCAGCGGGTCTGTCTACAAGCTTAGTGGCCGAGCCTTGAAAAAGCGCAGAGTGTTCATACCTTCGAACCGATTAGCGCTCTAGACCGGCGAGTGCTAATGGGCGGCTACTCGTAACCGTGCCGTGCGATTGCACGCATAGAAAAGAAAGACTTTACAATGGCGTTTCGTCCCCTGCACGACCGGATTGTGGTCAAGCGTCTCGAAGGCGAGGAGAAGACCAAGGGCGGCATCATCATCCCCGACACCGCCAAGGAAAAGCCCCAGGAGGGCAAGGTCGTATCGGTCGGCCCCGGCGCCCGCGACGAGAGCGGCAAGCTTGTTCCGCTCGACGTGAAGGCTGGCGATCGTGTGCTCTTCGGCAAATGGTCCGGCACCGAGGTCAAGATCGACGGCGACGACCTGCTGATCATGAAGGAAAGCGACGTCATGGGCGTCGTCGCCTAAACGCGCGGTCCGCTTTAGACGCTTTCTTATCCATTCCAGGAGTTCACATGGCTGCCAAAGACGTCCGTTTCTCCACCGACGCCCGCGATCGTATTTTGCGTGGCGTCGAAATCCTCAACAACGCCGTCAAAGTCACGCTCGGCCCCAAGGGCCGCAATGTGGTGATCGAAAAATCATACGGCGCGCCGCGCATCACCAAGGACGGCGTCACCGTCGCCAAGGAGATCGAGCTCTCAGACAAGTTCGAAAATCTCGGCGCTCAACTTGTGCGCGAAGTTGCCTCCAAGCAGCACGACGCAGCCGGCGACGGCACGACCACCGCGACCGTAATTGCGGCGGCAATCGCCCGCGAAGGCGCCAAGGCTGTCGCCGCTGGCCTCAATCCGATGGATTTGAAACGCGGCGTCGACCTCGCCGTCGAGGCTATCGTCGCAGATCTCGCGAAGAACTCGCGGAAGGTCACTTCCAACGACGAAATCGCCCAGGTCGGCACCATCTCGGCGAACGGCGACCGCTTCATCGGCGAGGAGATCGCCAAGGCGATGCAGAAGGTCGGAAATGAGGGCGTCATCACGGTCGAGGAGGCCAAGAGCCTCGAGACCGAGACCGACATCGTCGAGGGCATGCAGTTCGATCGCGGCTATCTGTCGCCCTACTTCATCACCAACGCCGAGAAGATGATCGCCGAACTCGACGAAGCCTACATTTTCATCCACGAGAAGAAGCTGTCGACGCTGCAGCCGCTGCTGCCGATCCTCGAAGCGGTCGTCCAGACCGGCAAGCCGCTCCTCATCGTCGCCGAGGACATCGAGGGCGAGGCGCTCGCCACGCTCGTCGTCAACAAGCTGCGCGGCGGTCTGAAGATCGCGGCCGTCAAGGCGCCGGGCTTCGGCGATCGCCGCAAGGCCATGCTCGAAGACATCGCCATCCTCACCAGCGGTCAGATGATCGCCGAGGATCTCGGCATCAAGCTCGAGAACGTGACGCTTCCCATGCTCGGCCGCGCCAAGCGCGTGCGCATCGAGAAGGAGAACACCACGATCATCGACGGCGCCGGCGACAAGAAGGACATCGAGGCCCGCATCTCCCAGATCAAGGGCCAGATCGAGGAGACGACCTCCGACTACGACCGTGAGAAGCTCCAGGAGCGCCTCGCCAAGCTCGCGGGCGGCGTCGCGGTGATCCGCGTCGGCGGCGCGACGGAAGTCGAAGTCAAGGAGAAGAAGGACCGCGTCGACGACGCCCTCAACGCCACCCGCGCGGCGGTTGAAGAAGGCGTGTCTCCCGGCGGCGGCGTCGCCCTGCTGCGCTCCATCGCCGTGCTCGACAGCGTCAAGACGGCCAACTCCGACCAGAAGACCGGCGTCGAGATCGTCCGCAAAGCGATCCAGGCTCCGGCCCGCCAGATCGTCGACAACGCCGGCGGCGACGGCGCGGTCGTGGTCGGCAAGCTGCTTGAATCCAAGGATTACTCATTTGGGTATGACGCTCAAACCGGCGAGTTCGGCGACCTCGTGAAACTCGGCATCATCGACCCGACCAAGGTCGTGCGCACCGCCCTTCAGGATGCGGCTTCAATTGCGGGTCTGATCGTCACAACCGAGGCGACAATCACAGAGCATCCCAAGAAGGAAACCGCGCCGGCCATGCCCGGCGGTGGCATGGGAGGGATGGATTTTTAAGGTTCGCGATACCAGAGGCCTTGGGGTTACTCAGGGCCTTTTATCGAGGATACGCCCGGCCGGCTAGCGGTTGGCGGCTGGGGCGCGCCCCGATGGCGGGGCGTAGCGCCAAAAGCGAGTATCGAGCGAAAACTCCCCTCCCCGCGTCTCGGCGGTCAGCGCACAAAAGCGAGCAGATAGCCGGCGGCGCCCTTGATCTCCGCGCCTCGCCCCATCATCCGGCTTGACCGGCTCCGCGCCATGACTGGAGACTCGCTCTCACATGGACGCCATCCTTCTGCATCGCATAGACGCAGCTAAGAACATGCGCCGTTTCTATCGCCTTGACGTAGCGCCCGACTTATTCGGGCGTTGGTGTCTTGCCGTCGAATGGGGGCGGATCAGCCGCAGCGGACGTCTGCGCCTGACGGCCTATGAGAGCGCGGCCGAAGCTCGGGAGGCTCTTGCGCGGCAGCGGCGCGTCAAGGAGCAACGCGGCTATGTCGCCATATGACAAAGCCTTCATCGACCCAACTCCGAGACATGGCCACAGCTCTTGGTTTCGAACTTTAGCTGTACCGATGGTTTTGTCTTTTGAATATTTACCCTGCTAAAGCCAACCCGCTCAAATGCCGCCAACTGGGCGGCGCGTCGATGCCCGCGCCTCTCGCTCCCAGCCGAATGCAAGCCAACCGCCGAAAGGGTTCAGTTATCGGATAGTATGGCGCTGCCCGAGGGTCGTTAAATGATCGGGTTTGTCCTTGTCGGAACAAATGACTTGGATCGCGCGGCGCTGTTTTACGATGAAATTTGCAGCGCCCTCGGAGCCAAGCGCCTCTACTCGATGACGAATGGGTGCACAGGCGTGATGTATGGAACCGGCGACGGGCCGATGCTCGGCGTTGTTCTGCCGTTTAATGGTGAGCCCGCTCGGCCAGGCAATGGCGTTATGGTCGCGCTTCCCACAGCTTCGATAGAGGAAGTTGAGAGGGTTCACGCGCTTGCAATTTCTCTTGGCGGGTTAGATGAGGGCGCGCCCGGCCCACGAGGCGACGGAACGGCATATTGCGCCTACTTCCGCGATCCTGACGGCAATAAAATTTGCGTCTTTTGCTCGCTGACATAACAATGCAAGTCTGATCGTAACGCCTTGTGCGCCCGTCAGCTGTTGGCGCACACGGTGCCGAGAAAACCGGCTGTCTGAGTTGGCTCGCGCAAAGTGGCCCACCGATTAAGTAATCGGCTTTACGCCTCCATGACATTCAGATGATTCTGAACCTATCTCTTGAGCGTATTGCAGCCATACGGATTTGACGGCCAAAGGCGGACGCATTTGAAGTTTTCACCGGAAAGGAAAGTAGCGTCCCAGCGAGCTTTGGGTTGCAGGGCGCGTAGCGCCCTGCCCTTCACGGCCAAGGCGATCGACGCGGACACCGCCGGCTTCAGATCAGCTCTTTTCCTGAAAGCCTTTCGAGCTCAAGCATTGTGATTTCTGCGCCGTCCCGAGTGAAGACCTTGATGTTCGGCTCATGCTCAGCCTGTAAAGCCTTGGCCCGTTCGAGGCACGCCGTGGCTGTTTCTAGGCGCTCTGTTTTCTCATTGGGGTCTGTCCCATGCTTTATTGCATACGCCATTTCGTCCTCCTTGCGCCAAGCGATAAGGGAGGAAGTTGCGCTTTGGCCTAGCGAGGCAAGCGTTCGAGCTGGCGATTAGCACGTTAATCGCAAAAGAAGATCTGGCGATCGCGATCGACACTCGGGGGCTGGATCGTCCACGCCATGTTTGGAGAGCTAGCCAAATTCCTCCAAAGCTTGAGGAAGAATCCGCCGATCCCGCGGGGGCGCGAAGGGGGCCGCCCACGCGATGAACTTGAACGCAAGAGCAGGCATGGCTGTTACCGAGATCGACGCGAGTTCCGAGAAGCGGGCTCTGCCAGTTACTGTGGTGACCGGCATTCTTGGATCGCGAAAAACGACGCTGCTAAACCGCATCTTGCATGAGATGGGTTGCGCGTGGCCGTGCTGGTGCGCGACTTTGGTCCGATCAATGTCTACGCCGAATCGATCTTCAGCCTCGATGGCGACGTCATCAGCCTCATCACCAAGTTCCGGCTCAACGAACAATTCCATCGCGATCGCCTCGTCGAGGCACGTTTTGGTGATGCGCCGCTTAAAATCTTGGGGCCTACGTAAAGGAGCGGCGGCGACGAAAAGACCACCATGTCGCTGCCGTGGCACGGCAATGCATCATTCCGCTTGGCCGATAGAATGTTGACGGCCGTCAAAGCGGCTGAAACGCGATTTGAACCAATGAAATAACGGTACGCGTCCGTTTTCGTAACCTTCCAAGCGACGCGTCTCTTCCCGTTAATCTTTTGTTAACTCTATAATTCTTGCCAGCACAAACGAATCGGACATAATGGCGCTAAATCCGCCGTCAGAGAGATCTTGGCGCTATTTTCTAATCGGGCAAAAAGCACATGTTGCTTCCGGCATTCGAATTCGATGACAAGATACTCGCTCAAGGCGCGGAGATATCCAGGAAGCTCGATCAGCTTCGCCTGGAAAAGTTTCCTCCAAATGCGAAGAAGACTCTTCGGTATTTTTCGATGGCCGAGGTCGCACATTATCTCGGCGTAAGCCCCAACAATCTAAAACGGCTTCACCTCGAAAAAAAAGGCCCGGAGCCCAGGATTGCTGCTGGCGGTCGCCGGATCTATTCAGCTGAGCAGATGATCGAGCTACGGCAATATCTGGACAAGAATGGTCGATCGGACGCCAAGAAATATGTCCCGCATCGGAAATCCGGCGAGAAGCTGCAGGTTATTGCGATCGTGAATTTCAAAGGTGGGTCCGGCAAAACAACGACCGCCGCACACCTTGCCCAACACCTCGCATTGACGGGGCACCGGACCCTTGCCATCGACCTCGATCCGCAAGCGTCTCTTTCCGCTCTGCACGGGTTCCAGCCAGAAATAGACCGCAACCCTTCACTGTTCGACGCCATTCGTTACGACGACGAAAGGAAGCCAATACGGGAGGTCATTGCGGCCACCAATTTTCCGTATCTGGACATCATCCCCGCTAACCTCGAGCTGCAGGAATACGAATACGCCACGCCGCTTGCGATGCAAGGTTCAGCAGAGGGGAAGAGGTTCTTCGCCCGGCTTGGTAACGTGCTCGCCGATGTCGACGAACTCTACGACGTCGTTATCGTAGATTGCCCACCGCAAC
Proteins encoded:
- the groES gene encoding co-chaperone GroES translates to MAFRPLHDRIVVKRLEGEEKTKGGIIIPDTAKEKPQEGKVVSVGPGARDESGKLVPLDVKAGDRVLFGKWSGTEVKIDGDDLLIMKESDVMGVVA
- the groL gene encoding chaperonin GroEL (60 kDa chaperone family; promotes refolding of misfolded polypeptides especially under stressful conditions; forms two stacked rings of heptamers to form a barrel-shaped 14mer; ends can be capped by GroES; misfolded proteins enter the barrel where they are refolded when GroES binds), translated to MAAKDVRFSTDARDRILRGVEILNNAVKVTLGPKGRNVVIEKSYGAPRITKDGVTVAKEIELSDKFENLGAQLVREVASKQHDAAGDGTTTATVIAAAIAREGAKAVAAGLNPMDLKRGVDLAVEAIVADLAKNSRKVTSNDEIAQVGTISANGDRFIGEEIAKAMQKVGNEGVITVEEAKSLETETDIVEGMQFDRGYLSPYFITNAEKMIAELDEAYIFIHEKKLSTLQPLLPILEAVVQTGKPLLIVAEDIEGEALATLVVNKLRGGLKIAAVKAPGFGDRRKAMLEDIAILTSGQMIAEDLGIKLENVTLPMLGRAKRVRIEKENTTIIDGAGDKKDIEARISQIKGQIEETTSDYDREKLQERLAKLAGGVAVIRVGGATEVEVKEKKDRVDDALNATRAAVEEGVSPGGGVALLRSIAVLDSVKTANSDQKTGVEIVRKAIQAPARQIVDNAGGDGAVVVGKLLESKDYSFGYDAQTGEFGDLVKLGIIDPTKVVRTALQDAASIAGLIVTTEATITEHPKKETAPAMPGGGMGGMDF
- a CDS encoding WGR domain-containing protein, whose product is MDAILLHRIDAAKNMRRFYRLDVAPDLFGRWCLAVEWGRISRSGRLRLTAYESAAEAREALARQRRVKEQRGYVAI
- a CDS encoding VOC family protein, with protein sequence MDRAALFYDEICSALGAKRLYSMTNGCTGVMYGTGDGPMLGVVLPFNGEPARPGNGVMVALPTASIEEVERVHALAISLGGLDEGAPGPRGDGTAYCAYFRDPDGNKICVFCSLT
- the repA gene encoding plasmid partitioning protein RepA; this translates as MLLPAFEFDDKILAQGAEISRKLDQLRLEKFPPNAKKTLRYFSMAEVAHYLGVSPNNLKRLHLEKKGPEPRIAAGGRRIYSAEQMIELRQYLDKNGRSDAKKYVPHRKSGEKLQVIAIVNFKGGSGKTTTAAHLAQHLALTGHRTLAIDLDPQASLSALHGFQPEIDRNPSLFDAIRYDDERKPIREVIAATNFPYLDIIPANLELQEYEYATPLAMQGSAEGKRFFARLGNVLADVDELYDVVIVDCPPQLGYLTLTALAAATSVLITVHPQMLDLMSMSQFLLMLGNITKTIKQVGAHVQMDWLRYLITRYEPTDIPQAQMLGFMQSMLAEEILKSPMLKSTAISDAGLTKQTLYEVERANFNRDTYDRAIECMDAVNFEIQGLIHQAWGRL